A section of the Elizabethkingia anophelis R26 genome encodes:
- a CDS encoding acyl-CoA synthetase, with the protein MKEIFLKVKKLIDEENFAALNEIKYNKPESFNWVKEIFEGIHLQERPEKTALLWTDGSNTKEYSFRDLSNECNQILNFLRKKGVQQHDIVLTQMMLEPVNWTTILAVIKGGLQLIPAASILGSKDIAYRFEKTLPMVVFANEDNAPKIDEAEKLTGKSIKVKILVDGNREGWYSLDDIARETTEAEADDTSSDDTLFMFFTSGTTGLPKIVCHSQLSQPFGHLTTASWIGLKESDVHYNISQPGWAKFSWSSFFAPWNIGSTIFSFHTNDRFNAARTLEQIQKHKITTLCAPPTVLRLLINEDLESYKFSLRQCVAAGEPLNPEVIEQWKSGTGIVIRDGFGQTETSCIVGNLPGNIIKFGSMGKPTFMYNVVIADENGNEQPLHEEGNICIKMNKGDMNGVFKGYLYAKDKEEQVFKHGLYYTGDKAYKDEDGYIWFIGRDDDVIKASDYRIGPFEVESILIEHEAVLESAVVGSPHPVKGFEIKAFIILQTGIQASEELAEQLFSFSREHLAPYKIPRIIEFVQELPKTISGKIRRVELRVRESENKTKGLVSSNEYIYQKK; encoded by the coding sequence ATGAAGGAGATCTTTTTAAAGGTTAAGAAACTTATTGATGAAGAAAACTTCGCTGCTCTAAACGAAATAAAATACAATAAACCAGAGTCTTTTAACTGGGTAAAAGAAATTTTTGAAGGTATCCATTTACAGGAAAGACCAGAAAAGACAGCTCTATTATGGACAGATGGTAGCAATACAAAAGAATACAGCTTCAGGGATCTGAGTAATGAATGCAATCAGATATTAAACTTTTTACGCAAAAAAGGTGTTCAGCAGCATGATATTGTTCTGACGCAAATGATGCTGGAACCTGTAAACTGGACAACCATTCTCGCTGTAATTAAAGGGGGGCTGCAACTGATTCCCGCAGCAAGTATACTGGGATCAAAAGACATTGCATACCGTTTTGAAAAAACATTACCAATGGTGGTTTTTGCTAATGAGGATAATGCCCCCAAAATAGATGAAGCCGAAAAATTAACCGGTAAAAGCATTAAAGTAAAAATCCTTGTTGATGGCAATCGTGAAGGCTGGTATTCTTTGGATGATATTGCCCGAGAAACTACCGAAGCAGAAGCAGATGATACATCTTCAGATGATACGTTATTTATGTTCTTTACTTCCGGGACTACGGGATTACCCAAAATTGTATGCCATTCACAGCTCAGTCAGCCATTCGGGCACCTTACCACGGCATCATGGATTGGATTAAAAGAAAGTGATGTTCATTACAACATCTCACAACCCGGATGGGCAAAGTTTTCATGGAGTAGCTTTTTCGCACCATGGAATATAGGCTCTACAATTTTTTCCTTTCATACCAACGATCGTTTTAATGCAGCCAGAACATTAGAGCAAATACAAAAACACAAGATCACTACACTTTGTGCCCCTCCGACAGTGCTCCGCTTATTGATTAATGAAGATTTGGAATCCTATAAATTTAGTCTTCGCCAGTGTGTAGCAGCAGGTGAACCTCTGAATCCGGAGGTTATTGAACAATGGAAATCTGGTACCGGCATAGTAATCAGAGATGGTTTTGGCCAGACCGAAACCAGTTGTATTGTAGGCAATCTTCCCGGAAATATTATAAAGTTCGGATCAATGGGAAAACCTACTTTTATGTATAATGTGGTTATTGCAGACGAAAACGGAAATGAACAACCCTTACATGAAGAAGGCAATATTTGTATAAAGATGAACAAAGGTGATATGAATGGTGTTTTCAAAGGCTATTTATATGCTAAAGACAAAGAAGAACAGGTATTTAAACATGGACTCTACTATACAGGAGACAAAGCTTATAAAGATGAAGACGGCTATATCTGGTTTATAGGTCGTGATGATGATGTGATTAAAGCTTCTGATTACCGAATCGGACCATTTGAGGTTGAAAGTATCCTTATAGAACATGAAGCTGTGCTGGAAAGTGCTGTTGTTGGTTCTCCTCATCCTGTAAAAGGTTTTGAGATTAAAGCTTTCATTATATTACAAACCGGTATTCAGGCTTCGGAAGAATTAGCCGAACAGTTATTTAGTTTCTCAAGAGAACATCTTGCACCCTATAAAATTCCACGTATTATCGAATTCGTTCAGGAACTCCCAAAAACCATCAGCGGAAAGATCAGACGTGTAGAACTAAGAGTCAGAGAATCAGAAAATAAAACTAAAGGGCTCGTTTCTTCCAATGAATACATTTATCAGAAAAAATAG
- a CDS encoding TetR/AcrR family transcriptional regulator, producing the protein MSTEQKKEDTEELIKKTAMQLFFGEGHFKATTQEIADAAGVNRTSINYYFRSRDNLFKVVFEEAIEQMHQNHNAILLSELPFKDKLSRWLDDELASALKYPFLEIYIVTQLSSDKCAHMKDEEHVESITKVLEKELKTEIEKGSIKPISTIQFMLNIASLVSFPTCMRPLLQESFKLSDSDFEQILKERKQVILDTIFIN; encoded by the coding sequence ATGTCAACTGAACAAAAAAAAGAAGACACAGAAGAATTAATTAAAAAAACTGCTATGCAGTTATTTTTTGGGGAAGGCCATTTCAAAGCCACAACTCAGGAAATTGCTGATGCTGCAGGAGTTAATAGAACTTCTATCAATTATTATTTTAGATCACGGGACAATCTTTTCAAGGTTGTTTTCGAAGAAGCCATAGAACAAATGCATCAAAACCACAATGCAATTTTGCTTTCAGAACTTCCTTTCAAGGATAAATTAAGCCGTTGGCTGGATGACGAACTGGCTTCTGCATTGAAATATCCTTTTCTGGAAATTTATATTGTAACACAACTATCATCCGATAAATGTGCACATATGAAAGATGAAGAACATGTAGAATCCATTACCAAGGTTCTTGAAAAAGAGCTAAAAACAGAAATAGAAAAAGGAAGTATAAAACCTATATCGACTATTCAGTTCATGCTGAATATTGCTTCTCTGGTATCATTCCCTACCTGTATGAGACCTCTCCTACAAGAATCTTTTAAGCTAAGTGACAGTGATTTCGAGCAGATTCTTAAAGAAAGAAAGCAAGTGATACTGGATACAATATTTATTAATTAA
- a CDS encoding TolC family protein — MNRKNNVRIATFLLMLGTFQANAQQTVSLKSAIQYALQNKADAIKAQLNVRNAEYQIAEAKAGALPTLTGTGALNYNPILQKSALPGDIFGQPGQIVMVPFGQKWNSSIGVSLQQALFNQQVFIGLKAAKTTKEFYQINKQLTEEQVIEKVSTAYYQVFSQQQKLEAVESSYESTLKARNIIKSLFENGLAKKVDLDRTNVNLTNLETNRSQLKNAVTLQENALKFYMGMPIEEPIALVKEDVQINPQLLTDQINTDNRTEVKVLQKRKQLLQYNVQATKAAYYPTLSLVGNYAWQGLGAKFPIGNGKSQGVYWSDYASVGLSLNIPIFNGFLTKSKVDQAKIQLETLEQDLKDTKLSMSLDYRNAKAQMENSLDAIKNQKANMELAQTVLDNTRSNYQYGLATLTELLDAENALVQAKNNYSNSLYDYKVAEVQLYKAQGELLNLTK; from the coding sequence ATGAACAGAAAAAATAATGTACGTATTGCCACATTCTTACTTATGCTGGGTACTTTTCAGGCCAATGCACAGCAGACGGTAAGTCTGAAAAGTGCCATACAGTACGCATTACAAAATAAGGCAGATGCTATAAAAGCACAGTTAAATGTCCGTAATGCTGAATACCAGATTGCAGAAGCCAAAGCAGGTGCACTACCTACTCTTACAGGAACCGGAGCTTTGAACTACAATCCCATTCTGCAAAAAAGTGCATTACCTGGAGATATTTTCGGACAACCAGGACAAATTGTTATGGTACCATTCGGGCAAAAATGGAACTCTAGTATTGGTGTTAGCCTTCAGCAGGCTCTTTTCAACCAGCAGGTATTTATAGGACTAAAAGCTGCCAAAACTACAAAAGAGTTTTATCAGATCAACAAACAGCTGACAGAGGAGCAGGTTATAGAGAAAGTTTCTACTGCATACTATCAGGTATTCTCTCAGCAACAGAAACTTGAAGCTGTAGAAAGCAGCTATGAAAGTACATTGAAAGCAAGAAACATTATCAAAAGTCTTTTTGAAAACGGACTTGCTAAAAAAGTAGATTTAGACCGTACCAATGTAAACCTTACCAACCTGGAAACCAATCGTTCTCAGCTGAAAAACGCAGTAACCCTTCAGGAGAATGCATTAAAGTTCTATATGGGTATGCCCATTGAAGAACCTATCGCATTGGTGAAAGAAGATGTACAGATTAATCCACAGCTGCTTACAGATCAGATAAACACGGATAACAGAACTGAGGTAAAAGTATTACAAAAAAGAAAACAATTGCTTCAGTACAATGTACAGGCGACAAAAGCTGCTTACTATCCTACGCTTTCTTTAGTAGGAAATTATGCATGGCAGGGACTTGGTGCTAAGTTCCCGATTGGTAACGGAAAAAGCCAGGGAGTTTATTGGTCAGATTATGCTTCAGTAGGTTTATCACTTAACATTCCTATTTTCAATGGTTTCCTGACCAAATCAAAGGTAGATCAGGCGAAAATCCAGTTAGAAACACTTGAGCAGGATCTGAAAGATACCAAACTTAGTATGAGTCTGGATTATCGTAACGCAAAAGCACAAATGGAAAACAGTCTGGATGCTATTAAAAATCAGAAAGCTAACATGGAGCTTGCGCAAACAGTACTGGACAATACCCGTAGCAATTACCAATATGGTCTGGCAACTCTAACGGAATTATTGGATGCTGAAAATGCTTTAGTACAGGCAAAAAACAACTATTCTAATTCACTATATGACTACAAAGTTGCCGAAGTACAGCTTTATAAGGCTCAGGGTGAACTATTAAATTTAACAAAATAA
- a CDS encoding efflux RND transporter periplasmic adaptor subunit: protein MKIGKTLLYILIAAGLLGGGAYIISQNQKETNKQTAIIASSNAEIPVNIVTASFEHVSADYSSNGTFAPLQNMQLSSEIGGKVIRVLVKEGDFVHAGQTVATIKKDALEVDHSTAQATYQNAVVDNQRYENAYKTGGVTKQQLDQSRLQLKNAKNSLDQAGIKIGDSNVKTLISGYINKKTVEPGAVVSIGTPLFEIVNVSKLKLQVTVNESEVAKLRVGDQIKIKASVYPDKEFSGRITFIAPLADASLNFPIEITVDNNPNNELRAGMYGTAVFSAKETGMQHAYMTLPKNAFVDGVSNNKVFVVQKDNTVKLTKVVGGRIFGDKIEIISGLNEGDRVVTSGQINLTDGTKISVIK, encoded by the coding sequence ATGAAAATTGGTAAAACATTACTTTATATTCTCATAGCTGCAGGACTTTTGGGAGGTGGAGCCTATATCATTAGCCAAAATCAGAAAGAAACCAATAAGCAGACAGCAATTATCGCCAGTAGCAATGCTGAAATTCCTGTAAATATAGTTACAGCTTCTTTTGAACATGTTAGTGCGGATTATTCTTCAAACGGAACATTTGCACCTTTACAGAATATGCAGCTTTCTTCTGAAATTGGAGGAAAGGTAATTCGTGTGTTAGTAAAAGAAGGTGACTTTGTACACGCTGGACAAACTGTAGCAACGATTAAGAAAGATGCACTGGAAGTTGATCATTCTACAGCTCAGGCAACTTATCAGAATGCAGTTGTAGACAACCAGCGTTATGAAAATGCATATAAAACCGGAGGTGTAACCAAACAACAACTTGACCAATCCAGACTTCAGCTAAAAAATGCAAAGAACTCATTAGATCAGGCAGGTATCAAGATTGGTGATTCCAATGTAAAAACATTAATCAGCGGTTATATTAACAAAAAAACTGTTGAACCAGGTGCTGTAGTGTCTATCGGAACTCCTCTGTTTGAAATCGTAAACGTATCTAAACTGAAGTTACAGGTAACTGTTAACGAAAGTGAAGTAGCAAAATTAAGAGTCGGAGATCAGATCAAAATAAAAGCCAGCGTTTATCCAGATAAAGAATTCTCGGGTAGAATTACATTTATTGCGCCATTAGCTGATGCTTCTCTTAACTTCCCTATCGAAATTACAGTAGATAACAATCCAAATAATGAGCTAAGAGCAGGTATGTATGGTACGGCTGTTTTTTCTGCTAAGGAAACAGGAATGCAGCATGCATATATGACTCTTCCTAAGAATGCTTTTGTAGACGGTGTTAGCAACAACAAAGTATTTGTTGTACAAAAAGATAATACTGTAAAACTTACAAAAGTAGTAGGCGGAAGAATTTTTGGAGATAAAATAGAAATTATCAGCGGGCTGAATGAAGGAGACAGAGTTGTAACCAGCGGTCAGATCAACCTTACTGACGGTACTAAAATTTCAGTTATTAAGTAA